ATAAGATACTGTTGATTACTGCCCAGGTAATTGGTTACATGCTCTCGAAGTTTATTGGAATAAAAGTAGTATCCGAGCTTCCTCCATATAGGCGGGCGAGCGGTATTTTGTTACTAATTGGTTTGGCCGGACTTGCCCTTTTAGGCTTTGCCCTTACCCCTCCCCCCTACCAATTGATCTTTTTGTTTATCAATGGTTTACCACTTGGGATGGTCTGGGGATTGGTGTTTGGCTATCTAGAAGGACGCCAGACTACTGAACTATTGGGTGCCGGACTATCGGCAAGTTTTATTGTGGCCTCAGGCTGGGTAAAGACCGTAGGCAAGTGGCTACTACTATCGGGGATACAGACGCATTGGATGCCCCTACTTACCGGACTTATTTTTACTATACCCCTAGTTATATCCGTTTACTTACTACACCAACTACCCCCACCTAGTCTAGAAGATGAACAGCAACGTACCCGACGAGCACCTATGAACCGTGAACAACGCTGGCAGCTATTACGGGCACTGGCTCCGGGATTGACCTTACTAATATTCGCTTACGTTTTACTGACTGCTTTCCGAGACTTCAGAGATAACTTCATGGCTGAGTTGTGGCAGTCATTAGGCTATGGCAGCAATGCTCTGCTATTTACGGCTACTGAAGTTCCAGTAGCTGTGGCCGTACTAGCCGTCATGAGTATACTGATGCTTATCAAAAATAACCACCGAGCCCTGCTGTTATATCATCTACTCATCGGACTTGGGTTTATATTGATCGGATTTAGCCTATGGGGACTAGAGTATTCCCACCTGCCCCCTCCGTTAGGGATGACAATGGTGGGTTTGGGGGTATATCTAGCCTATGTTCCGTTCAATAGTATTCTGTTTGACCGCCTGATCGCAACCTTTCGTTACGTAGGCACGGCTGGTTTTCTGATATACGTGGCCGATGCTTGCGGCTACTTAGGTAGTGTAGGTGTGTTGTTTTACAAAAACGTTGGGCAAAGCGACTTAAGTTGGTTCAACTACTTTGTGCAGTCCGGTTACATAATTTCCGGATTGGGCATTCTATTAATAAGCGGGGGCGGATTCTACTTCTTTCGTCAGTCCACCTCTTCTCTTGCTGAAAAGAAGCGATTGGTATAAGTACTTGGTAGTTCATAAGGCGATACTTCTACTTCCACCCCATTTTTATTCGCCACATACTTGTTAAACTGATAAGCCTAGAATCGGTAGTAGTTCCGGTAGTTGTTCAATAAGATGAGTATGAGGTTCTTTTTCCAAGTCGGCGGCAGAGTAGGCTCCGGTAGTTACTCCAACTACCCAACCGCAACCGGCAGCAGTGCCCTGTTGCATATCGGAAGCCGTATCGCCTACTTTGGCTACCTCGCTCACATCTCCTACTCCGGTACGTTCCATGGCGGTAAATATCATATCCGGATGAGGTCGCCCCTGTTTCACTTCATCGCTGGTGACACTAGTGTTTATATAGTCCTGCCAGTGAAGCCGCTCAATGATAGCATCGGCGATAGGTCGACTAAACCCGGTATCTAGCGCAATAATCACCCCAGCACTTCGTAAGGCCTGCCACGTTTCCAACACGCCTTCCTTCGGTCGTACATCTGGAGCATTCTGATAGTGCTCTACCATACTTAATACGAAATCATCGTGTATCACCTCAATCCGTTCTGAAGTAATCACTGAGTGATCTTCCCAGTGGCCTTGAAGTAGTAGACGTATAGCCCGAGGTTTTGGATAGCCCATGACCCGGTTAGCTTCTTCGTAGGATATTGAAACATCCGCTCTAGCGAGTGCTTTTTGCAAACAATGATGAACCTCTTGATGGTCAGCCAGGGTAGTACCAGCTACATCAAAGACAATTAATTTAACCGAAGGAAGCATATTATTGGTATTTACAGCAAGATAGGAAGAAGCTCCCGGTACAATCATTCTACCGAGGTTACTTAATTGTTAATTTTAATATCGTAATCAATAGCCGAGGTGGCGTGACCTTCAAAAATACTCTTTCAAGGGGCAGGAAATAGCCTACATTTAGCCAAATATTCCTTAGATCCAGCCGGAAATGAGGTGTTTTTCATCATTTTCGGATAATTTCCTTTAGACAATAAACTAATTTTCTCCAAAACCTTGACTACTTATATCTATTGCCCCTGATAGGTAGACCTCTTCATTCGCTGTTCCTCGAGGCTCCTTACCCGCGCAAAACTTTGCTTAAGCTACATCTTATATCGCAACCCCATGCAGTTACTTTATTACCCAAATCCTTGAGGGTACCATTATGCAAACCGCTTACCTTTCACCTTTTACTCTTAGTTCTTCATTTCTAAATATTTCAGTAATGGGTTTTCCTATCCAGCAATCGGGAGCGGTAAGGCCGAGGGCGTAAGCGATGGTGGCGGCAGTATCGTAGATTTCTATGTCTTGCTGAATAGCGTGATTGGTGCGAACGCCCACTCCGGCTACAATCCAGGGAATAGTACGCTCTTCGGGAGTGTCACCGCCGTGGCTGGTTTCCTTACCGCCGTGGTCAGAAGTCACCACTACTAACGTATTTTCGGCAGTACCTGACTCCCAAACTGCCTGTAGTATGTTTCCAATCAGCTGATCGGATTTTTCTACAGCTTCATTATAGTGATTGGAGCCCCATTTGTGGCTATGCCCAGCATGGTCTACGTGGTCGAGGTGCACAAACATGAAAGTAGGCTGATAATTTCGCCAGTAATCAGCCGCCGCTTCAGCCGTTTTATCCTCCCCTTTAGTGTCACCCTTCATGGTAGCTACGCCGTTTTCTAGCAATCGGCCAAAGCCAGACCAATCATAAAACGTAGCAATATCAGCATCAGGCTTTTGTTCACGAACTACCCGAAAGATAGTAGGCCAGAGCTGTCCTTCTTCCCCATCACACAAGGTAGTATCGGCAATATCAGTGATTTCCCAGGCGTTGCTGGTAATCGTATGCTCGTTGGGCGTGGCTCCCATAATCATCGATGCCCAATTGGGACTGCTACTAGTTGGCATTACGGCTTGGGCTTGCATAGAAGAAGCTCCGATAGCGATTAAAGAGTCAAGAGTTGGTGTATTAGCCTGTTTAATGCCGAAGGGAGCAAGTCCATCTACGCCAATCACTAGTACGTGTTTGGCAACCTGAGGCATTTGGGCAAAAGTAACGTTGAAAACCGCAGTCCCTAGTAGGAAAGTGGTGGAAGTTAGCAGGTAAAAATAGCGTTTTGGTAGTAGGACTAGGCGAGTGATAGTCAGCATGTAGTAGGTACGTTAATTTTCTTGGTGAAGATAGTAGAATTATAAGTATACTCTTGCTGCTTCACTGTTAGGAAATTGTTACTAAATGTTTGATTAAAAAATGGTATTGTCTCTTTACACCTAAAACTGTTATGAACAGTTAAATTCTTGCATTAGACGGGCTTTTTGCACAGAAATTGCGACGTGTTCTAGCAGAAAAATAAATCGCGCGTTGAAAGAGTCTTTAAATATCAATATTAGTATGC
This region of Tunicatimonas pelagia genomic DNA includes:
- a CDS encoding DUF5690 family protein, encoding MASFSTYVCMYAFRKPFTVATYDGMAWAGMDYKILLITAQVIGYMLSKFIGIKVVSELPPYRRASGILLLIGLAGLALLGFALTPPPYQLIFLFINGLPLGMVWGLVFGYLEGRQTTELLGAGLSASFIVASGWVKTVGKWLLLSGIQTHWMPLLTGLIFTIPLVISVYLLHQLPPPSLEDEQQRTRRAPMNREQRWQLLRALAPGLTLLIFAYVLLTAFRDFRDNFMAELWQSLGYGSNALLFTATEVPVAVAVLAVMSILMLIKNNHRALLLYHLLIGLGFILIGFSLWGLEYSHLPPPLGMTMVGLGVYLAYVPFNSILFDRLIATFRYVGTAGFLIYVADACGYLGSVGVLFYKNVGQSDLSWFNYFVQSGYIISGLGILLISGGGFYFFRQSTSSLAEKKRLV
- a CDS encoding alkaline phosphatase family protein, translating into MLTITRLVLLPKRYFYLLTSTTFLLGTAVFNVTFAQMPQVAKHVLVIGVDGLAPFGIKQANTPTLDSLIAIGASSMQAQAVMPTSSSPNWASMIMGATPNEHTITSNAWEITDIADTTLCDGEEGQLWPTIFRVVREQKPDADIATFYDWSGFGRLLENGVATMKGDTKGEDKTAEAAADYWRNYQPTFMFVHLDHVDHAGHSHKWGSNHYNEAVEKSDQLIGNILQAVWESGTAENTLVVVTSDHGGKETSHGGDTPEERTIPWIVAGVGVRTNHAIQQDIEIYDTAATIAYALGLTAPDCWIGKPITEIFRNEELRVKGER
- a CDS encoding HAD hydrolase-like protein translates to MIVPGASSYLAVNTNNMLPSVKLIVFDVAGTTLADHQEVHHCLQKALARADVSISYEEANRVMGYPKPRAIRLLLQGHWEDHSVITSERIEVIHDDFVLSMVEHYQNAPDVRPKEGVLETWQALRSAGVIIALDTGFSRPIADAIIERLHWQDYINTSVTSDEVKQGRPHPDMIFTAMERTGVGDVSEVAKVGDTASDMQQGTAAGCGWVVGVTTGAYSAADLEKEPHTHLIEQLPELLPILGLSV